A region of Thermococcus argininiproducens DNA encodes the following proteins:
- the radA gene encoding DNA repair and recombination protein RadA has product MARKKKVENEIKELEEFEELDGLEELPLEKPSQKSNKKKIKTLEDLPGVGPATAEKLREAGYDSLEAIAVASPLELKELAGISEGAALKIIQAARDAANIGTFMRADEYFQKRAIVGKITTGSKSLDKLLGGGIETQAVSEVFGEFGSGKTQLAHTLAVIVQKPPEEGGLNGSVVWIDTENTFRPERIRQIAENRGLDPDEVLKNIYVARAFNSNHQMLLVEKAEEIIKEKLPTDKPVKLLVVDSLTGHFRSEYIGRGTLAERQQKLAKHLADLHRLANLYDIAVFVTNQVQARPDAFFGDPTRPIGGHILAHSATVRVYLRKGKAGKRVARLIDSPHLPEGEAAFRITEKGIED; this is encoded by the coding sequence ATGGCGAGAAAGAAAAAGGTTGAGAATGAAATTAAAGAACTTGAAGAGTTTGAAGAACTCGATGGGCTTGAGGAATTGCCACTTGAGAAGCCTTCTCAAAAATCTAATAAGAAAAAGATAAAAACTCTTGAAGATCTTCCTGGAGTTGGTCCTGCCACTGCTGAAAAGCTTAGAGAAGCAGGCTATGATAGTTTGGAGGCAATAGCAGTAGCTTCACCATTGGAGTTGAAAGAGCTTGCAGGTATTAGTGAGGGTGCAGCATTAAAAATAATTCAAGCTGCAAGAGATGCAGCCAACATTGGAACGTTTATGCGTGCTGATGAGTATTTTCAAAAAAGAGCAATTGTTGGGAAGATAACAACAGGAAGCAAGTCTCTGGATAAGCTGTTGGGTGGGGGGATAGAAACACAGGCTGTTTCTGAAGTATTTGGGGAATTTGGATCAGGAAAAACTCAACTAGCCCATACTCTTGCTGTCATTGTTCAAAAACCTCCTGAAGAAGGGGGTTTAAATGGGAGTGTTGTTTGGATTGACACAGAGAACACATTTAGGCCTGAAAGAATAAGACAGATCGCTGAGAATAGAGGGCTGGATCCTGATGAAGTCTTAAAGAATATTTATGTTGCAAGGGCCTTCAACTCGAACCATCAGATGCTTCTTGTAGAGAAGGCTGAGGAGATAATAAAAGAAAAATTGCCTACAGATAAACCGGTTAAGCTTCTTGTTGTTGATTCTTTAACTGGCCACTTTAGATCTGAATATATTGGTAGGGGAACTCTTGCGGAAAGGCAACAAAAACTTGCCAAACATTTGGCAGATCTTCATCGTTTGGCCAACCTTTATGATATAGCGGTATTTGTTACAAACCAAGTACAAGCAAGGCCCGATGCTTTCTTTGGGGATCCAACTAGGCCAATAGGTGGTCACATCTTGGCTCACTCGGCTACTGTCAGGGTATATTTACGAAAAGGAAAAGCTGGAAAGAGGGTTGCTAGACTAATAGATTCCCCTCATCTGCCTGAAGGTGAAGCGGCCTTTAGAATAACAGAGAAGGGTATTGAGGACTAA
- a CDS encoding potassium channel family protein, with translation MIPVPLVRRLIKLKFKLKRSKIFALAFAVILLAIILALLYMYAENVNFFTALYWAVITMATIGYGDVTPNTLLGRIIAIFASIAGIATFTAFVSILAEYFLSGSIRRMMGMHKVKFKDHYIIMGRGESVESALLELKDAISNKQAENRPIIVVLPDENERKRLNLPEETEVIIGEFTNRETLERVNVRDASHVLLALDDDSESVFVTLMIKQISKAKVFVEVLKHESVHLLKQAGADRVITSRTLTGRLLASSIFEPEVVDVIDDITTALGDYDITSIKVQEMEGKTFREAFEALYPRGLFLLGYAKDKIYLIPPLDEKIPPGAKLLVIRSTR, from the coding sequence ATGATACCGGTTCCGCTTGTTAGGAGGCTCATAAAACTAAAGTTTAAACTTAAGAGAAGCAAGATATTTGCACTAGCCTTCGCTGTTATTCTACTTGCAATTATATTGGCCCTTTTATATATGTATGCAGAAAATGTGAACTTTTTTACAGCTCTTTATTGGGCTGTTATTACAATGGCCACTATTGGGTATGGTGATGTGACTCCAAACACGCTTTTGGGGAGAATAATAGCAATATTTGCATCTATTGCTGGAATTGCTACTTTTACGGCTTTTGTTTCAATTTTGGCTGAGTATTTTTTGTCTGGATCAATAAGGAGGATGATGGGAATGCACAAAGTGAAATTTAAGGATCATTATATTATCATGGGTAGGGGAGAGAGTGTGGAAAGTGCACTTTTGGAACTTAAGGATGCTATATCGAACAAGCAAGCTGAGAACAGGCCGATTATTGTGGTGTTGCCAGACGAAAATGAACGAAAGAGGTTAAATCTTCCAGAGGAAACAGAGGTCATAATTGGGGAGTTCACAAATAGGGAAACTTTAGAACGGGTGAATGTTAGAGATGCTAGTCACGTTCTTCTGGCACTAGACGATGATTCAGAGTCCGTTTTTGTAACCTTAATGATAAAACAGATCTCAAAAGCTAAAGTCTTTGTTGAGGTCCTCAAACATGAAAGTGTCCATTTGTTAAAGCAAGCTGGGGCTGATAGGGTAATAACAAGCAGGACTCTAACTGGAAGATTACTGGCCAGTTCAATATTTGAACCAGAAGTTGTGGATGTTATAGATGATATAACGACAGCTCTTGGGGATTATGATATTACTTCTATAAAAGTGCAAGAAATGGAAGGGAAGACATTTAGAGAAGCTTTTGAGGCTCTTTATCCAAGAGGCCTTTTCCTTTTGGGATATGCAAAGGATAAGATTTACCTTATACCGCCGTTGGATGAAAAGATACCTCCAGGGGCTAAGTTATTAGTTATTCGGTCTACAAGATAG
- a CDS encoding DNA-binding protein, whose amino-acid sequence MEVIKWLKEGHDSAKDIVDLPWNVMKKTEGVFIAEYPKIPFVLNVVITEEFVHLIVPSGVETVALDLPERLKIYHTLLILNEKLNLLKFTISGMNEEIMLRVDLDRKTLGKAEFNDALTALLIGLNQLILALGLEEEFARAVFERIALMVMDRLEKGMKKDEILKFLIVKVGMDTKDAEEFLKRIIEERKPKEEVGYL is encoded by the coding sequence GTGGAAGTTATTAAGTGGTTGAAAGAAGGACATGATAGTGCGAAGGATATTGTAGATCTCCCATGGAATGTAATGAAAAAGACAGAGGGCGTGTTCATAGCTGAATATCCTAAGATTCCATTCGTATTGAACGTGGTGATAACAGAAGAGTTTGTTCATTTGATAGTCCCCAGTGGGGTAGAAACTGTAGCTTTGGACCTGCCCGAGCGGTTAAAAATTTATCACACATTGTTGATTCTCAATGAAAAATTAAATCTTCTTAAGTTCACTATAAGTGGGATGAATGAAGAAATAATGTTGAGGGTGGATCTTGACAGAAAAACTCTTGGAAAAGCAGAGTTTAATGACGCCCTAACAGCTCTCCTCATAGGTTTGAATCAACTAATATTGGCTTTGGGTTTGGAAGAGGAATTTGCTCGTGCAGTGTTTGAGAGGATTGCTTTGATGGTTATGGATCGTCTGGAAAAAGGCATGAAAAAAGATGAAATTTTGAAATTCTTAATTGTCAAAGTTGGGATGGATACTAAAGATGCTGAAGAGTTCTTAAAGAGGATAATTGAAGAAAGAAAACCAAAGGAGGAAGTTGGTTATCTTTAA
- a CDS encoding PIN domain-containing protein, with translation MEEIIEKAELQILINLIQRNNKIQVKAPLYELPLLEAYPYKQGYKINVLAHENDFYHILKGNERYFYDLPNYRDFYECFISSGVITYENMDEFDKKLKAYKSLTKKIIFAPDTNLLYHAFLSKFRGVEGVQIAIVDLVKKEIENAMNFKYSPGQLREFKRILHNSHLLHEFSNRRMKKSRKATYIALREYEKIKDKIIEVKSINEKTNTNDELIIKTLKEFDRNTPSLVVLLTADIAMTDMARMEGLEYFLFQYPHEELNEHYASGYQLRTLLFNLAAVFGVIEINNVLVFGEFGGKTKLNELKLRFMKDIYQEFHFHWNLCRKLEELKIER, from the coding sequence ATGGAAGAGATTATAGAAAAAGCTGAACTACAAATCTTGATCAACTTAATCCAGAGAAACAATAAGATCCAAGTGAAGGCACCCCTATACGAACTTCCACTTCTCGAGGCCTATCCATACAAACAAGGTTACAAGATAAATGTTCTCGCACATGAAAATGACTTTTACCATATTTTAAAAGGAAATGAAAGGTACTTTTATGACCTCCCAAATTATAGGGATTTCTATGAATGCTTCATCTCCAGTGGAGTGATAACATATGAAAACATGGATGAATTTGATAAAAAATTAAAAGCTTATAAAAGCTTAACGAAGAAGATTATCTTCGCTCCAGATACAAACCTCCTATATCATGCATTCCTTTCTAAGTTCAGGGGTGTAGAAGGGGTTCAAATAGCAATAGTGGATCTTGTGAAAAAGGAAATAGAAAATGCAATGAATTTTAAATACAGCCCTGGCCAATTGAGAGAGTTTAAGAGGATTTTGCACAATTCTCACCTCCTGCACGAATTTAGCAACAGAAGAATGAAGAAATCGCGAAAAGCCACTTATATTGCTCTAAGAGAGTATGAAAAGATCAAAGACAAGATAATCGAAGTCAAGAGTATTAACGAAAAGACAAACACTAATGACGAATTAATAATCAAAACCTTAAAGGAATTTGATAGGAACACACCTTCCCTAGTTGTCCTCTTAACTGCAGATATAGCAATGACAGACATGGCAAGGATGGAGGGGCTTGAGTATTTCCTTTTTCAGTACCCACATGAAGAACTTAATGAACACTATGCAAGTGGATACCAGTTGAGAACGCTTTTGTTTAACTTGGCAGCAGTTTTTGGAGTAATTGAGATAAACAACGTGTTAGTATTTGGCGAATTTGGAGGAAAAACAAAACTTAATGAGTTAAAGTTAAGATTTATGAAAGACATATATCAAGAGTTTCATTTCCACTGGAACCTGTGCAGAAAATTAGAAGAGTTGAAAATTGAGAGATGA
- a CDS encoding DUF2284 domain-containing protein: MKIVWEKEIPTSSIKISPRPVWKCRSCPSYGKSPSCPPYVPSWKETKELLKHYHTALLIKFTIDPEKFENEKREILRYLLNKEQELFKNGNFYTIAFFPGDCNLCKECEFEKSGKCKMPEKVRPSIDAIGIELSTIVNLDFSESVLYGLILID, translated from the coding sequence ATGAAAATCGTTTGGGAAAAAGAAATCCCCACAAGTAGCATTAAAATTTCACCAAGACCAGTATGGAAGTGCAGAAGCTGTCCAAGTTATGGGAAAAGCCCTTCTTGCCCCCCATATGTTCCTTCATGGAAAGAAACAAAAGAATTACTAAAACATTATCATACAGCTCTTTTAATAAAATTTACAATTGACCCTGAAAAATTCGAAAATGAAAAACGAGAAATTTTAAGGTATCTTCTCAACAAAGAGCAAGAACTATTTAAAAATGGAAACTTCTACACAATAGCATTCTTTCCTGGAGATTGCAACCTATGCAAAGAATGTGAGTTTGAAAAAAGTGGAAAATGCAAAATGCCAGAGAAAGTGAGGCCCTCAATAGATGCAATCGGAATAGAACTCTCAACTATCGTTAATCTAGACTTTTCCGAAAGTGTTTTGTATGGTCTCATACTTATAGATTAA
- a CDS encoding YbhB/YbcL family Raf kinase inhibitor-like protein, whose protein sequence is MSLKVSSVFGENELIPSKYTCEGIDVSPPLHLEGLSDKAVSIAIIVDDPDAPVGTFTHWVAWNIPPVDEIPEGVPKEKVVESPIKALQGKNDFGRIGYNGPCPPRGHGVHHYHFKIYVLDTTLDLKPGATKKELEKAIQGHIIQFGELVGLYERS, encoded by the coding sequence GTGAGTTTGAAAGTTAGTTCGGTCTTTGGAGAAAATGAGTTGATTCCTTCTAAATACACCTGTGAGGGGATAGATGTAAGCCCCCCACTACATCTTGAAGGGCTTAGTGACAAGGCAGTAAGCATTGCAATAATAGTGGATGACCCTGATGCTCCTGTAGGAACTTTCACTCATTGGGTTGCTTGGAATATTCCTCCTGTAGATGAAATTCCAGAAGGTGTTCCAAAGGAAAAAGTAGTCGAATCTCCGATAAAGGCTTTGCAAGGTAAGAATGATTTTGGAAGAATTGGATACAATGGTCCATGCCCTCCGAGAGGTCATGGGGTGCACCACTACCACTTCAAGATTTACGTACTTGATACAACTCTTGACTTAAAACCTGGAGCTACAAAGAAGGAGTTAGAGAAGGCTATTCAGGGCCATATCATTCAGTTTGGGGAACTTGTTGGGCTTTATGAAAGAAGCTGA
- a CDS encoding lipid-A-disaccharide synthase N-terminal domain-containing protein encodes MKEAVGLIGMLLLVSSWIPQTLETIKNKKCPLNLEFIMVYVTASTLLTIYSYLIGDIVFLTLNSLAAFQSGINLYVKLRYK; translated from the coding sequence ATGAAAGAAGCAGTGGGGCTAATAGGAATGCTTCTTCTCGTGAGCTCTTGGATTCCTCAAACACTGGAAACGATAAAAAATAAAAAATGTCCACTGAATTTAGAGTTCATTATGGTATATGTTACCGCTTCTACATTGTTAACAATCTATTCATATCTAATTGGAGACATTGTGTTTTTAACGTTGAATTCACTTGCAGCATTTCAAAGTGGAATTAATCTATACGTTAAGCTCCGCTATAAGTGA
- the tnpA gene encoding IS200/IS605 family transposase: MKYKLDRGAHSVYSLHYHLIFVVKYRRKVFTNDKIIDFLKQKIHEISETFEVEVLAIECDADHVHILFKAKPTLNIPKYINALKTITSREIRRKFPEVKKKLWKNVFWSPSYFLATTGQVTLDVLKKYVESQGENGAD, from the coding sequence ATGAAATACAAACTTGACAGAGGAGCTCACTCCGTATACTCTCTTCACTATCATCTCATCTTCGTAGTAAAGTACCGTAGAAAAGTTTTTACAAATGATAAAATCATTGACTTCCTCAAACAGAAGATTCACGAGATTTCAGAAACTTTTGAAGTTGAAGTTCTTGCAATAGAGTGTGATGCGGATCATGTTCACATTTTGTTCAAAGCAAAGCCAACCCTGAACATCCCCAAGTACATCAACGCCCTGAAAACCATAACTTCGAGAGAGATAAGGAGAAAGTTTCCAGAGGTGAAGAAGAAGCTGTGGAAGAACGTCTTCTGGTCTCCTTCATATTTTCTCGCAACGACTGGACAAGTTACGTTGGATGTTTTGAAGAAGTATGTGGAATCACAAGGTGAGAATGGTGCTGATTAG
- a CDS encoding RNA-guided endonuclease InsQ/TnpB family protein produces the protein MLISYKFRIYPSKTIEAKLNEQLELCRWLYNRLLEEVNKARREGRKITWRDTQALIVKIKQEKPELKNVYSKVLQMVNHQLWSNIKGLNELRKKGKKVGWLRYKTSPNSFKTLNFNQSGFRIDFKRRKLVLSKVGEITIELHRPIEGKIKGVIIKRTKRGKWFAIVQAEVEPEPLPPTGRAIAIDLGIQNFCVDSDGLAFENPKFIDKTLEKIKRVQKQLSRKQKGSKRREKVRLRLAKLYEKLENQRNDFLHKLSRYYVNNYDVICVEDLDIRDMVENGNSSTLNRHIHDSAWYKFLSLLAYKAERAGRWVLRIKPANTSKRCARCGYVMENLTLKDRWFVCPICGWEADRDYNASLNILDVGLGRSRTPVEREPLLLIIPYRKVIEGQVLSVKREAPLRKRGGSSRFPTSQ, from the coding sequence GTGCTGATTAGCTACAAATTCCGCATATATCCCTCAAAGACTATAGAAGCAAAACTAAACGAACAGCTTGAGTTATGTCGCTGGTTGTATAACCGTTTGCTTGAAGAAGTCAACAAAGCTCGTAGAGAAGGTAGAAAGATAACTTGGAGAGACACTCAAGCTCTTATCGTGAAGATTAAGCAAGAAAAACCAGAGCTGAAGAACGTTTACTCCAAAGTTTTACAGATGGTGAACCACCAGCTCTGGTCAAACATTAAAGGCTTAAACGAGCTGAGAAAGAAGGGAAAGAAGGTTGGATGGCTTCGTTATAAGACCTCACCAAACTCATTTAAAACTCTGAATTTCAACCAGAGCGGATTCAGAATTGACTTCAAGAGGAGGAAGTTAGTCCTGTCCAAAGTTGGAGAGATCACGATAGAGCTTCACCGTCCAATTGAAGGTAAGATTAAGGGTGTAATAATCAAGAGAACCAAACGCGGTAAGTGGTTCGCAATCGTGCAAGCTGAAGTGGAGCCAGAACCCCTACCTCCAACGGGGAGAGCTATTGCTATAGACTTGGGAATTCAGAACTTCTGCGTTGATTCTGATGGACTTGCGTTCGAGAATCCAAAGTTCATCGATAAAACTCTTGAGAAAATAAAGAGGGTGCAGAAACAGCTATCAAGAAAGCAGAAGGGATCAAAAAGAAGAGAGAAAGTCAGACTTAGGCTGGCTAAACTCTATGAGAAGCTCGAAAATCAACGCAACGATTTCCTGCATAAACTCTCTCGATATTATGTCAACAACTATGACGTAATTTGCGTGGAAGATCTCGACATTAGGGATATGGTAGAGAACGGTAACTCCTCAACTCTGAATAGACACATTCACGATTCTGCTTGGTATAAATTCCTCTCACTGCTCGCCTACAAGGCTGAAAGAGCTGGTAGGTGGGTGCTGAGAATTAAGCCTGCTAACACTTCAAAAAGATGTGCTAGGTGTGGTTATGTCATGGAAAACCTAACCTTGAAGGATAGATGGTTTGTTTGTCCTATTTGTGGATGGGAGGCGGACAGAGATTACAACGCTTCCCTAAACATCTTAGATGTGGGGCTGGGACGGTCCCGAACGCCCGTGGAGAGAGAACCTCTACTCCTAATTATTCCCTATCGGAAGGTGATCGAGGGGCAAGTTCTCTCAGTGAAGCGGGAAGCCCCCTTGCGTAAGCGAGGGGGTAGTTCACGTTTTCCTACATCTCAATGA
- a CDS encoding cytochrome c biogenesis protein CcdA: MRSEIKVLLLIIFSSLGLTAGILTFLGLKDLIYPLLGLAGADSINPCTFVIYTMLLIALSLKENITKKRIYAVGMAFVSAIYISYYLLGVGLVILTKTIPVWVAGAISIIFGAYTFATGYLEKSRIVGKKEARRNIFRKEATIFGAFSLGVIISFTLLPCSSGTYLAYAILISKVGRTLTLILLALYNIIFILPLLIILFTVGSITESKSISQKIVQRSRELSMIAGVILIALGIYVIIEM, encoded by the coding sequence GTGAGGTCTGAAATCAAAGTTTTGCTTTTAATTATCTTCTCTTCCCTCGGATTAACTGCAGGAATCCTAACCTTTCTTGGTCTGAAAGACTTAATTTATCCTCTTTTAGGACTTGCGGGGGCAGATTCCATAAACCCATGCACATTTGTCATCTATACCATGTTGCTCATAGCATTATCTCTAAAGGAGAACATCACTAAAAAAAGAATTTATGCTGTTGGGATGGCCTTTGTGAGTGCAATTTACATCTCTTACTACCTACTCGGGGTTGGCCTAGTAATACTAACCAAAACAATTCCAGTATGGGTTGCTGGGGCAATATCAATAATCTTTGGAGCTTATACATTTGCCACAGGGTATCTAGAAAAGAGCAGAATTGTTGGAAAAAAAGAAGCAAGACGAAATATATTCAGAAAAGAAGCAACAATTTTTGGGGCCTTTTCATTAGGAGTTATAATATCATTCACGCTTTTACCCTGCTCTTCTGGTACTTATTTGGCCTATGCCATCTTAATCTCCAAAGTTGGAAGAACATTAACGCTGATACTTCTGGCCCTATACAACATCATCTTTATTCTGCCTTTGTTGATAATACTCTTCACTGTAGGGAGTATAACAGAAAGTAAATCAATCTCTCAAAAAATTGTACAGAGATCAAGAGAACTTTCGATGATAGCAGGAGTTATTTTGATAGCCCTAGGAATATACGTGATCATTGAGATGTAG
- a CDS encoding thioredoxin family protein, translating into MKKIVVGILALLIIAVVASGCIGGENTPQSTTESTTPTDSNTFTLDKSKFHFYMYGLATCPHCKKMKEELPKFFGENSLTYYEIQGNEYNGKMFEQLYQILGVTGVPVIGIFYDGKLYAIVNGEFPVDYADDFVEEAKKAKGILFITDKVYLIPENNTEIINKLEYVFTNGEPSEV; encoded by the coding sequence ATGAAAAAAATTGTTGTAGGGATTCTTGCACTTCTCATAATTGCTGTCGTTGCAAGCGGGTGCATTGGTGGAGAAAACACCCCCCAGAGCACCACAGAATCCACAACCCCAACAGACTCTAACACATTCACTCTTGACAAATCAAAGTTCCACTTTTACATGTATGGGCTGGCCACGTGCCCCCATTGTAAAAAGATGAAAGAAGAACTCCCAAAATTCTTCGGAGAAAACTCCTTAACTTACTATGAAATACAAGGGAATGAATACAATGGCAAAATGTTTGAACAGCTCTATCAGATACTCGGTGTAACTGGAGTTCCTGTAATAGGAATATTCTATGATGGAAAGCTCTATGCAATAGTCAATGGCGAATTCCCAGTCGATTATGCCGATGATTTCGTAGAAGAAGCAAAAAAAGCAAAAGGAATTCTCTTTATAACTGACAAGGTTTATTTGATCCCAGAAAACAACACCGAAATCATTAATAAACTTGAATACGTTTTCACCAATGGTGAGCCGAGTGAGGTCTGA
- a CDS encoding CBS domain-containing protein, which yields MTGVEKALQTFYSMKLSDIMPPIISMPIVTLDSPIVNVLKLLRTRHHVWVVSDRESMKLEGVIRYLDVMCILLPPETTKARLGNISAVFKSILGGAEKAADVMERNIMTIDEESTVLDALTKMRRYKVQILAIVDENNTLKGEISLRLLIDEFLRLIKVGGVQWTQHGSSSPWE from the coding sequence ATGACTGGCGTAGAAAAGGCCCTTCAGACTTTTTATTCCATGAAGCTGAGTGATATCATGCCACCAATAATCTCAATGCCAATTGTTACTTTGGATTCACCTATCGTTAACGTGCTTAAACTGCTTAGAACAAGACATCACGTTTGGGTTGTGAGTGATAGGGAAAGTATGAAACTTGAAGGTGTAATAAGGTATCTTGACGTTATGTGCATTCTTTTACCACCAGAGACCACTAAAGCAAGACTTGGAAATATAAGTGCAGTCTTTAAGTCGATTTTGGGTGGGGCAGAAAAGGCTGCTGATGTCATGGAACGAAATATAATGACAATAGACGAAGAGTCTACAGTGCTAGATGCTCTAACAAAAATGAGGCGCTATAAAGTTCAGATCTTAGCAATTGTTGATGAAAATAATACTTTAAAAGGCGAAATAAGCCTAAGACTGCTCATTGATGAATTTTTAAGGCTGATTAAGGTGGGTGGTGTCCAATGGACGCAACATGGCTCCTCTTCACCCTGGGAGTAG